The proteins below come from a single Aegilops tauschii subsp. strangulata cultivar AL8/78 chromosome 6, Aet v6.0, whole genome shotgun sequence genomic window:
- the LOC141025734 gene encoding uncharacterized protein codes for MSAVSIPKEYYALVHDVKRISSLNFNMFTLRTCLTEIGKLKQDGRVRQWPCGNLALLQYLYWEKVQPTTGPKNDPLSLQIPLMKNWTESKAEKRDKYDRDNGRGSGLIDDFITKEYRMKKLAHEHAESSKKPTSRKSSVTGKRKVDCVSEVPVNLKPFMDRVMNDMKEIRKELFRMPELCAQRLLEKMNKTGVRYKPGTMAEEEENLGHYDLDSEGGDSFKLSTGHLSSYKELFNETSPQLDHSMDDMVRAFVQYVKAYEHSPKHKNHEIFNNVIDAYATYISDSTIAKDRCMAEYFAKSKREQLAGDIQDANDSAIMSFPDVSAWPIVRYDMPQQEDG; via the exons ATGTCGGCTGTCTCCATACCAAAGGAGTACTACGCGTTGGTGCATGACGTGAAGCGGATAAGCTCGTTGAACTTTAACATGTTCACTTTGCGAACTTGTTTGACGGAGATTGGTAAACTCAAGCAGGACGGCCGTGTGAGGCAATGGCCATGTGGCAACCTAGCCCTACTCCAG TACTTATATTGGGAGAAGGTGCAGCCAACCACCGGCCCGAAAAATGACCCGTTGTCGTTGCAAATTCCCCTAATGAAAAACTGGACTGAATCTAAAGCGGAGAAACGAGACAAGTACGACCGGGACAATGGTCGTGGTTCTGGATTG ATAGATGACTTCATTACAAAAGAGTATAGAATGAAAAAACTTGCACATGAACATGCTGAAAGCAGTAAGAAACCTACTAGCCGAAAGTCATCCGTTACGGGAAAGAGAAAAGTGGATTGCGTGTCCGAGGTCCCTGTTAACCTAAAGCCTTTTATGGACCGGGTAATGAATGATATGAAGGAAATTCGGAAGGAATTGTTTCGTATGCCGGAGTTATGCGCACAG AGATTGTTAGAGAAAATGAATAAAACAGGTGTGCGGTACAAACCAGGTACaatggcagaggaggaagaaaaTCT TGGGCATTATGATTTGGATTCTGAAGGAGGGGATTCGTTCAAACTCAGTACTGGTCACTTGAGTAGCTATAAAG AACTGTTTAATGAAACAAGTCCTCAGTTAGATCATTCTATGGATGATATGGTGCGTGCGTTTGTGCAGTACGTCAAAGCGTACGAGCACTCACCAAAACATAAGAACCATGAAATATTCAACAAC GTAATTGACGCTTATGCGACGTACATATCGGATTCAACTATTGCCAAGGACAG ATGCATGGCAGAATATTTTGCAAAATCTAAG agAGAGCAACTTGCAGGAGATATCCAAGATGCAAATGATAGTGCAATTATGTCGTTCCCGGATGTGTCCGCATGGCCTATAGTCCGGTACGACATGCCTCAACAAGAAGATGGGTGA